From one Malus sylvestris chromosome 1, drMalSylv7.2, whole genome shotgun sequence genomic stretch:
- the LOC126629294 gene encoding putative phosphatidylinositol 4-phosphate 5-kinase 11, which produces MELLQEELSPDDFKATKTNRIKYTRQDSIHGAYFTNDFEWKDYSPAVFRRLLELDSIISYDDYLLTVRGDDTLREVSLPGRYGRVYILPGDKRLVIKTLRKSEKQVYLEMLPNYYRHVKKYGASLFKRLYGLHVIRPPGGIKVYFAVCASVMPSELCLYKCYDLKGSSVGRARNRSHVHDTAILKDLDFDFCFYLDPLVHARLLAQIKYDCEFLEAEGIMDYSLLLGMRIDTSRSREGSIDKRNSRRFDAKKQIDDASEDDETSSELTLADICDLIDRPGFKFGDRLPARAVRAFNNGMESKSYRSSRSHECFNVLLFFGIIDFCQNYNMKKRIEHAFKAIKYDSKSINTVNPKAYSSRFQEFLSEVFLPEESDDFDHN; this is translated from the exons ATGGAGCTTCTGCAAGAAGAGCTTTCACCAGATGACTTCAAAGCTACTAAAACAAACCGTATTAAGTATACCAGGCAGGACTCGATACATGGAGCTTACTTCACAAATGACTTTGAATGGAAGGATTACAGTCCCGCAGTTTTCAG ACGTTTGCTGGAGCTTGACAGTATAATTAGTTATGATGACTACCTGCTTACAGTACGTGGAGATGACACTCTAAGGGAGGTTTCTTTACCAGGACGCTACGGTAGGGTGTATATATTGCCTGGTGACAAACGATTAGTGATTAAAACTCTGCGGAAATCAGAAAAGCAG GTGTACCTAGAAATGCTTCCAAACTATTACCGCCATGTTAAGAAGTACGGGGCCTCACTTTTTAAAAGACTGTATGGACTTCATGTTATCAGGCCACCGGGAGGTATCAAG GTTTACTTTGCAGTTTGCGCAAGTGTAATGCCGTCAGAACTTTGCTTATACAAGTGCTATGATCTCAAGGGCTCTTCAGTTGGTAGAGCCCGCAACAGATCACACGTCCACGACACGGCCATCCTTAAGGATCTGGATTTTGATTTTTGCTTTTACCTGGATCCATTAGTCCATGCTCGGCTCTTAGC ACAAATCAAGTATGACTGCGAGTTTTTGGAGGCCGAGGGCATCATGGATTATAGTTTATTGCTTGGTATGCGCATAGATACTTCACGTTCACGGGAAG GTTCAATTGATAAAAGAAATTCCAGACGTTTTGATGCCAAAAAGCAAATAGATGATGCTTCTGAAGATGATGAAACCTCATCAGAGTTAACTCTTGCCGATATCTGCGATCTAATTGACAG GCCTGGTTTTAAATTTGGCGACAGACTGCCAGCACGCGCTGTCCGAGCCTTCAATAATGGAATGGAGAGTAAATCATATAGGTCCAGCAGATCACATGAATGCTTCAATGTTCTTTTATTCTTTGGAATAATAGACTTTTGTCAGAATTACAATATGAAGAAACGCATTGAGCATGCTTTCAAGGCAATCAAATATGACTCTAAGTCCATCAATACTGTGAACCCCAAAGCCTATTCTTCTCGCTTTCAAGAGTTTCTGAGCGAAGTATTTCTGCCCGAAGAGTCGGATGACTTTGATCACAACTAG
- the LOC126632714 gene encoding uncharacterized protein At5g41620-like, giving the protein MEREEKGAESERKKEGGVMVKKLKRVVLVRKRGGLSSSTPPPIWRLDDFSSQSRRKSTSEFLIPHSAASLSARKLCSSVWEIEQMSKAGGRLRRKQQRRNGDGISRHLVEVESPAGSLRDQPAGARSLRRLVSAPPTQHHQSVESNGCALQPRSPATCSSLEVAPYKGSMGESSRSFKTSTELLKVLNRIWTLEEQHASNISLVKALKVELDHSHARIEELLHEKQSDRQEMDDLMKHVTENKLVWMNKDQDRIKATVQLLRDELEGERKLRKHSESLHRKLVRELSEVKSSFSNALRELERERKARILLENLCDEFANGIKEYEQEVRCLKQKPEKDHSGMTSSDRLILHLSEAWLDERMQMKIPEAQSDLAERNTIVDKLGFDIETFLQAKRSVESKKNGKLSPEELKGNCSRRQSLESFPLNEATSAPQHVADEDTTDNDSHPLEAGKSASGKQIKRSSRQRKKNVAEGQYDGMARSYSVREKLSKENTKANSLSGLQGQYEERMARSMSYNANRSESADREHGEITEVGAENQALIENLEESEYCDLITGLQEIQSKRLRARGMKSSHPESNCRVETCVQPVYTGNASPVQQWMSKLGTPDFGKSQSSLEWPPGLDENTLMAKLLEARLEAKRSRMKTSKGPL; this is encoded by the exons atggagagagaggaAAAAGGTGCGGAAAGTGAAAGGAAAAAGGAAGGGGGAGTGATGGTGAAAAAGTTGAAACGGGTTGTGTTGGTGAGGAAAAGAGGAGGGCTTTCCTCCAGTACGCCACCACCCATTTGGAGGCTCGACGATTTCTCTTCTCAGAGTCGCAGAAAATCCACCTCAGAATTCCTCATCCCTCACTCCGCAGCGTCACTCTCTGCCAGAAAGCTCTGTTCCTCCGTCTGGGAAATCGAGCAAATGAGCAAAGCCGGCGGTCGGCTCCGCCGCAAGCAGCAGAGGAGAAATGGGGACGGGATTTCCAGGCATCTGGTGGAGGTTGAGAGTCCTGCTGGCTCACTTCGTGACCAG CCAGCAGGTGCAAGAAGCTTGAGAAGGCTTGTATCAGCACCGCCGACACAGCACCATCAATCAGTTGAGAGCAATGGTTGTGCTCTCCAACCCCGATCTCCTGCTACTTGTAGCTCATTGGAG gTGGCACCTTATAAGGGAAGCATGGGCGAATCAAGTCGTAGTTTTAAAACATCCACAGAATTACTCAAAGTACTAAATCGTATCTGGACTCTTGAAGAGCAACATGCATCTAATATATCATTGGTAAAAGCTTTGAAAGTGGAACTAGATCATTCTCATGCAAGAATTGAAGAGTTGTTGCATGAGAAGCAATCGGATAGGCAAGAAATGGACGACTTGATGAAGCATGTTACAGAAAATAAACTTGTTTGGATGAATAAGGACCAAGACCGAATCAAAGCAACTGTCCAATTGCTCAGGGATGAGCTAGAAGGTGAGAGGAAGTTGAGAAAGCATTCAGAAAGCCTGCATAGGAAGCTAGTTAGAGAGCTCTCTGAAGTGAAATCTTCTTTCTCTAATGCTTTGAGAGAGCTTGAAAGGGAGAGAAAAGCGCGTATCCTATTAGAAAACTTGTGCGATGAGTTTGCCAATGGAATAAAAGAGTATGAACAAGAGGTGCGATGCCTGAAGCAAAAGCCTGAGAAGGATCACAGTGGTATGACCAGCTCAGACAGATTAATTCTCCATCTTTCAGAAGCATGGCTTGATGAACGGATGCAAATGAAGATACCAGAAGCTCAGAGCGACCTTGCAGAGAGGAATACAATTGTGGACAAGTTAGGTTTTGATATAGAAACCTTTCTTCAGGCTAAACGATCTGTTGAGTCAAAGAAAAATGGTAAGTTATCCCCAGAGGAGCTGAAGGGAAATTGCTCACGCCGGCAGTCATTAGAGTCCTTTCCATTGAATGAAGCTACAAGTGCACCACAACACGTAGCTGACGAAGATACTACTGACAATGATTCACACCCTTTAGAAGCAGGCAAGAGTGCCAGTGGAAAACAAATCAAGCGCAGCTCTAGACAgcgaaaaaaaaatgttgcagaAGGCCAATATGATGGAATGGCGAGATCTTATTCTGTGAGAGAGAAGCTATCAAAGGAGAACACTAAGGCTAATAGCTTGTCTGGTTTGCAAGGGCAGTATGAAGAACGTATGGCCAGAAGCATGTCCTATAATGCAAACAGAAGCGAGTCTGCAGATAGGGAACATGGTGAAATCACTGAAGTGGGAGCAGAAAATCAAGCTCTGATTGAGAATCTTGAAGAATCTGAGTACTGTGATTTAATCACAGGTCTACAAGAAATACAAAGTAAACGGCTTAGGGCACGTGGAATGAAATCCAGTCATCCTGAAAGTAACTGCAGGGTGGAAACTTGTGTTCAGCCTGTGTATACAGGTAATGCTAGTCCAGTGCAGCAATGGATGTCAAAACTAGGAACCCCAGATTTTGGAAAATCTCAATCTTCTTTGGAATGGCCTCCGGGACTTGACGAAAATACCTTGATGGCAAAACTACTAGAAGCCAGGTTAGAAGCAAAGCGCTCTCGCATGAAAACTTCCAAGGGGCCTCTCTAG